Proteins found in one Paenibacillus borealis genomic segment:
- a CDS encoding beta-ketoacyl synthase N-terminal-like domain-containing protein, whose translation MQSRTHTPDFSQNNGNVLSDDIAIIGLSGRFSGARNVQQYWNNLVQGVSSLQEAPAERTELSRLAPVQKAHIRYGGFIPGADQFDPLFFHISPKEAEHMDPRQRLFLEESWKAIEDAGYSLQDMSGSKCGIFVGLQQGEYLERFQGETNEHVPTGNSLSVIPARISYLLNLKGPSIALDTACSSSLVALSLACDSLHSGSSELAIAGGVQLMLTPWIYMSLGKLGMLNTDGICKPFAEEADGIGLGEGVSAVLLKKYVAAKRDGDHIYGVIKGIGVNQDGKTNGITAPNGLSQAALEREVYEKFRINPEHISYVEAHGTGTRLGDPIEVAALTETFGAFTDRKQYCHLGSVKGNIGHTLSASGMAGLIKVLLSLQHGRIPATLHSGEGNKLIDFKNSPFYVGKQTEEWRREAGRPRMAAVSSFGMSGTNCHVVVAEHIEPEDEAGTGTAGDNEGKVLLFPLSAKSDTALEAKVQNLLDYLQEHTALRGLTNISYTLLAGRDHYAYRSMFVAASKEELIRELEAFLHKRPGSGWYSGGSGSNEVVNPALKAKMEQLLVQFHQDRLTSQERAKAAQLIANYYIKGYAADFKSLLTAGSFKRVPLPGYPFDYMRCWIEAGEAKGSAENGGADGSTVAAGGTGSAGVYRSTEADGGAGNAGGFRSAEAEGGTGAAQGSGSGRAAGAAGIIESAAEGLLHPLVHRNVSTVQGISFVTEPETAGMAMFGKSIYGTAVFSEAILLAMGAQAAMLGSGGPGITALEQVQFYHPAAADKKQVKLKIQLQGEGDCLRFAVLPEGAQQEILAAGTARTGLAYPSHEPAVVDVGKVKREAAQVRTGDEVYRVLENQGIAYEAQARIITGLYSSLTDHLVEISQGPLHSADDILSAQLIEAVLQGLNMDIISNGGTASAVYEIGEIQLARQAAAAQYLYFQSGGLDSGSSEQHYDVHVLNESGRAVLTFKNIHMVPVSTREVITGEQYGLLKKEWVKSEQPIEHKPPEGQYLIVVNEELDDAALAVVRASFEAPIILCDGRAQQARDSVLPVDFTLTVDSEQTIEAVLGTKLKLKGIVDFSDLHVQPQHKSKGSYGKIMLLQALVKQAGRDFRIIHLTGGVQGQENRTVTLAGADIAGIVRTLGAEYRQVTARTVDIGPSAADINRQLQIVHGELSMECDTAEAVYDGEFRYEPVITALKLQNKWISRELHNRLNLDPDKIYVITGGTRGIGAEVARLLVRRGARKLVLMGVQAFPARADWPDILSGASRDPGNQARIKRVVELEASGAQIEVYSGSLTDAGQLTPFVENIRQQWGEIGGVVHCAGSNLNQHPAFVHKKIADIRQVFEPKVEGIAALQHIFAQDTLEFFILFSSISALAPLLSAGLSDYSAANYYLDLYAQHQHTIGNTHYQSIIWPSWSEVGMLADSGFQLSPIYTQSGLTAHSLADGLFMLEDIICSSDSPSVIPAILHMDLYRPELLIRASAERAKGLPGEKAVIKGQSSHEAVAPGGSALNTQSTPSTPSTPSTPSTQGELQKASALVMDIFCAELKLPRDRVRENVPFAEIGVDSILLIEVIKKLDAAFQTRMDPALFFELRDMRALAEHLCLNRTDSESEPEQELEQKVPPVQTNSTVRFAEPYSRVPEFHNGRGSEARKQAAYTAPDETHGPEFRHDERIAVIGMGCHFPGAGDKNAFWNNLRQGLDSITEVPASRWDQEELYAPVYAEGKSISKWGGFLENIEYFDGGYFDIKENVEQISPLMRQCLEVTAETLLDAGYEREEISGKKVGVFIGAHPGSYPGWVQEINKNTIIGIGQNFIAAYASHFFNLKGPSLTVDSACSSSLLSLHLACQSIRSGESEMAIAGGVDLLLDERPHLVFSASKAMSPDGKCHTFDEDANGIVPGEGCGAVLLKPLAKALADGDRIYTVIEASAANNDGRTMGVTTPSMQAQEEVIAEAIRRSGIDPRTIGYVETHGTGTMIGDPIELKALTSVYKKYTGATGFCGVGSVKTNIGHCLSAAGIASFIKTALCVHHKTLVPTLNCSRPNPRFDFGHSPFYPVLEAAAWDSHGEARRAAVSSFGFGGTNVHMIIGECGEEALSGYTLRRQPLPAPVYSRQRAWVDRVKEERKQTQEVQDQLSFLQFVEE comes from the coding sequence ATGCAGAGCAGAACACATACACCGGACTTCTCACAAAATAATGGCAATGTGCTCAGCGATGACATCGCCATTATCGGACTCTCCGGCAGATTCTCCGGCGCCCGTAATGTGCAGCAATATTGGAACAATCTTGTGCAGGGAGTGAGCAGTCTTCAGGAAGCGCCTGCTGAACGCACAGAGCTGTCCAGGCTGGCCCCGGTGCAGAAGGCACATATCCGGTATGGGGGCTTTATCCCCGGAGCGGATCAATTCGATCCCTTGTTCTTCCACATCTCTCCCAAAGAAGCGGAGCATATGGACCCCAGACAACGGCTGTTTCTGGAGGAATCCTGGAAGGCCATTGAAGACGCGGGATATTCGCTGCAGGACATGTCAGGAAGCAAATGCGGCATCTTCGTGGGCCTTCAGCAAGGGGAGTATCTGGAGCGTTTCCAGGGTGAGACGAACGAGCATGTGCCTACAGGAAACAGCCTGTCGGTCATTCCGGCGAGAATTTCTTATCTGCTGAATTTGAAGGGGCCGAGTATCGCCCTGGATACAGCCTGCTCTTCATCTCTGGTGGCTTTGTCGCTCGCTTGTGACAGCCTGCACAGCGGCAGCAGCGAGCTGGCGATCGCCGGAGGTGTCCAGCTCATGCTCACGCCTTGGATTTATATGTCGCTGGGTAAGCTGGGGATGCTGAACACCGACGGAATCTGCAAGCCGTTCGCCGAGGAGGCGGACGGCATTGGCCTGGGCGAAGGCGTGAGCGCGGTGCTCCTCAAGAAGTATGTTGCCGCGAAGCGGGACGGGGACCATATCTACGGAGTCATCAAAGGCATCGGGGTGAATCAGGACGGCAAAACCAATGGCATCACCGCCCCGAACGGCCTCTCGCAGGCAGCGCTGGAACGGGAAGTCTATGAGAAATTCCGGATTAATCCTGAACATATCTCCTATGTAGAGGCGCATGGCACGGGCACCCGGCTGGGGGATCCGATCGAGGTCGCTGCCCTCACGGAGACCTTCGGCGCATTCACGGACAGGAAGCAATATTGCCATCTCGGCTCGGTCAAAGGCAACATCGGGCACACACTGTCCGCCTCCGGCATGGCGGGTCTCATCAAGGTCCTGCTGAGCTTGCAGCACGGCAGAATTCCCGCTACGCTCCACTCCGGTGAGGGGAACAAGCTGATTGATTTTAAGAATAGCCCTTTCTACGTGGGAAAACAGACCGAGGAATGGCGCAGAGAAGCCGGACGGCCCCGGATGGCGGCGGTCAGCTCGTTTGGAATGAGCGGAACCAATTGCCATGTGGTTGTTGCGGAGCATATTGAGCCTGAGGATGAAGCGGGTACCGGCACAGCCGGGGACAATGAAGGGAAGGTGCTATTATTCCCTTTGTCAGCGAAAAGCGATACGGCACTTGAAGCCAAGGTCCAGAATCTGCTGGATTATCTGCAGGAGCACACAGCTTTGCGCGGACTTACCAATATATCGTACACGCTGCTGGCCGGAAGAGACCATTACGCATACCGCAGCATGTTCGTTGCCGCAAGCAAGGAGGAGCTGATCCGTGAGCTGGAAGCTTTTCTCCATAAGCGGCCTGGATCAGGCTGGTACAGCGGCGGCTCGGGCAGCAATGAAGTAGTGAATCCTGCACTAAAGGCCAAGATGGAGCAATTGCTGGTCCAGTTTCACCAGGACCGTCTTACCTCTCAGGAACGGGCGAAGGCGGCGCAGTTGATCGCCAATTATTACATTAAAGGCTATGCTGCCGATTTCAAAAGCCTGCTGACTGCCGGGAGCTTCAAGAGAGTGCCGCTGCCAGGCTACCCCTTCGATTATATGCGCTGCTGGATTGAGGCAGGGGAAGCGAAGGGAAGCGCGGAGAATGGCGGAGCTGACGGAAGTACGGTAGCTGCCGGAGGAACTGGAAGTGCCGGAGTATACAGAAGTACCGAAGCTGATGGAGGAGCTGGAAATGCCGGAGGATTCAGAAGTGCCGAAGCCGAGGGAGGAACTGGAGCAGCCCAAGGATCTGGAAGTGGCAGAGCGGCCGGGGCCGCCGGAATCATTGAATCGGCGGCAGAGGGGCTGCTCCATCCGCTGGTTCACCGCAATGTGTCAACGGTGCAGGGAATAAGCTTTGTGACCGAACCGGAGACAGCCGGAATGGCCATGTTCGGCAAGTCCATATATGGGACAGCGGTGTTCAGCGAAGCTATTCTGCTGGCGATGGGCGCGCAGGCTGCAATGCTTGGAAGCGGCGGCCCGGGTATTACCGCCCTGGAGCAGGTACAGTTCTATCATCCTGCTGCTGCTGACAAGAAGCAAGTGAAGCTGAAAATCCAGCTTCAAGGGGAGGGGGACTGCCTCCGGTTCGCTGTCCTGCCCGAAGGAGCACAGCAGGAGATTCTGGCCGCAGGTACGGCCAGAACAGGCTTGGCTTATCCGTCTCACGAACCGGCTGTGGTGGATGTCGGCAAGGTCAAGCGGGAAGCGGCACAGGTTCGGACCGGGGATGAAGTCTACCGCGTACTGGAGAATCAAGGTATAGCTTATGAGGCACAGGCCCGCATCATAACGGGCTTGTACAGCAGCCTGACAGATCACTTGGTGGAGATATCACAAGGCCCGCTCCATTCGGCGGACGATATTCTGTCAGCTCAATTGATTGAAGCCGTCCTGCAGGGGCTGAACATGGACATTATCAGTAATGGCGGCACGGCGTCTGCAGTTTATGAGATCGGTGAAATACAGCTTGCACGGCAGGCCGCAGCGGCCCAATACCTTTATTTTCAATCGGGAGGTCTGGATAGCGGGAGCAGCGAGCAGCATTATGACGTTCATGTGCTGAATGAGTCGGGCAGAGCTGTGCTGACTTTTAAGAACATTCATATGGTACCCGTCAGCACCCGTGAAGTTATCACCGGGGAGCAATACGGTCTGCTGAAGAAGGAATGGGTGAAGTCGGAGCAGCCGATTGAGCACAAACCGCCTGAAGGGCAGTATCTCATCGTCGTAAATGAAGAGCTGGATGATGCCGCTCTTGCAGTGGTCAGGGCAAGCTTTGAAGCGCCGATAATTCTGTGTGACGGAAGAGCGCAGCAAGCCCGTGACTCCGTGTTGCCCGTTGACTTCACTCTTACAGTGGATAGTGAGCAGACGATTGAGGCCGTACTCGGAACGAAGCTGAAACTGAAGGGAATCGTTGATTTCTCCGATCTTCATGTACAGCCGCAGCACAAGTCCAAGGGGAGCTACGGTAAAATCATGCTTCTGCAAGCCCTGGTCAAGCAGGCGGGCAGGGATTTTCGGATCATTCATTTGACCGGCGGGGTTCAGGGTCAGGAGAACCGCACGGTTACGCTGGCCGGAGCCGATATCGCCGGGATCGTCCGCACGCTTGGTGCAGAATATAGGCAGGTCACCGCCCGCACCGTGGATATCGGCCCGTCAGCGGCAGATATTAACCGTCAGCTCCAGATTGTTCATGGCGAATTAAGTATGGAATGCGATACCGCAGAAGCGGTCTATGATGGCGAATTCCGATATGAGCCGGTTATTACTGCCCTGAAGCTGCAGAATAAATGGATTAGCCGAGAACTGCATAACCGGTTGAACTTAGACCCCGATAAGATTTATGTCATTACCGGAGGCACGCGGGGGATCGGGGCCGAGGTGGCCCGTCTGCTGGTCAGAAGAGGAGCACGGAAACTGGTGCTTATGGGGGTTCAAGCTTTTCCGGCACGGGCGGACTGGCCGGACATCTTGTCCGGTGCAAGCCGTGACCCGGGGAATCAGGCGCGCATCAAGCGGGTCGTGGAGCTGGAGGCCTCCGGCGCCCAAATCGAGGTGTACTCCGGATCGTTGACCGATGCCGGACAGCTCACTCCGTTTGTTGAGAACATCAGGCAGCAATGGGGCGAAATAGGCGGTGTCGTGCACTGCGCAGGCTCCAATCTGAATCAGCACCCGGCTTTTGTTCATAAAAAAATCGCCGATATCCGGCAGGTCTTTGAACCTAAGGTTGAAGGGATAGCGGCACTGCAGCACATATTTGCCCAAGATACACTGGAATTCTTTATTCTTTTCTCCTCCATTTCAGCTCTGGCGCCGCTATTGTCTGCCGGGCTTAGTGATTACAGCGCCGCCAACTATTATCTGGACTTGTATGCACAGCATCAACATACTATCGGCAACACGCATTATCAGTCGATTATCTGGCCGAGCTGGTCGGAGGTCGGGATGCTGGCGGATTCCGGGTTTCAGCTTAGCCCGATCTATACACAGTCAGGACTTACCGCGCACAGCCTGGCCGATGGTCTTTTCATGCTGGAGGACATCATCTGCAGCAGTGATTCGCCAAGCGTGATCCCCGCTATCCTTCACATGGACCTTTACCGTCCGGAATTATTGATCCGGGCAAGCGCTGAACGGGCTAAGGGTTTACCTGGGGAGAAGGCCGTTATAAAGGGCCAGAGCAGTCATGAAGCTGTGGCGCCCGGAGGGAGTGCTCTGAATACACAGAGTACCCCGAGTACCCCGAGTACTCCGAGTACCCCGAGTACCCAGGGTGAGCTGCAAAAAGCGTCCGCGCTGGTCATGGATATTTTCTGTGCAGAGCTGAAGCTGCCGAGGGACCGTGTGCGGGAGAATGTTCCGTTTGCCGAAATCGGCGTGGATTCCATTCTGCTGATCGAGGTCATTAAGAAGCTGGACGCTGCATTTCAGACCCGTATGGATCCGGCACTGTTCTTCGAGCTTAGAGACATGCGCGCGCTGGCGGAGCATCTCTGCTTGAACCGAACAGATAGTGAAAGCGAGCCGGAACAGGAGCTGGAGCAGAAGGTTCCGCCGGTGCAGACAAACAGCACGGTCAGATTCGCTGAGCCGTACAGCCGGGTACCGGAATTTCACAACGGCCGAGGCAGTGAAGCAAGGAAGCAGGCGGCATACACTGCACCGGATGAGACACATGGCCCTGAATTCAGACATGACGAACGGATAGCCGTTATCGGCATGGGCTGCCATTTCCCGGGGGCCGGGGACAAAAACGCCTTCTGGAACAATCTGCGGCAGGGACTGGATAGTATTACTGAGGTTCCGGCGAGCCGCTGGGATCAGGAGGAATTGTACGCTCCCGTCTATGCGGAAGGCAAAAGCATCAGCAAATGGGGCGGCTTCCTGGAGAATATTGAATACTTCGATGGCGGGTATTTCGACATTAAGGAGAATGTGGAGCAGATCAGTCCGCTCATGCGGCAGTGTCTGGAGGTTACGGCGGAGACCCTTCTGGATGCGGGCTATGAACGGGAGGAGATCAGCGGGAAGAAGGTCGGCGTATTCATCGGTGCCCATCCCGGTTCTTATCCTGGTTGGGTGCAGGAGATCAACAAGAATACGATCATCGGCATCGGGCAAAATTTCATCGCAGCGTATGCTTCCCACTTCTTCAATCTAAAGGGTCCGAGCCTGACGGTGGACAGTGCCTGCTCTTCCTCGCTCCTCAGTCTGCATCTGGCCTGCCAGAGCATCCGCTCCGGCGAATCGGAGATGGCCATTGCGGGAGGGGTGGACCTGCTTCTGGATGAGCGTCCCCATCTCGTATTCAGCGCCTCCAAAGCCATGTCGCCGGATGGCAAATGCCATACCTTTGATGAAGATGCGAACGGCATTGTGCCGGGAGAAGGCTGCGGAGCAGTGCTGCTCAAGCCGCTGGCCAAGGCCCTCGCTGACGGGGACAGAATATACACAGTTATTGAAGCTTCGGCAGCCAATAATGACGGCCGTACTATGGGAGTTACCACTCCAAGCATGCAGGCTCAGGAAGAGGTTATCGCTGAAGCGATCCGCCGTTCCGGCATCGACCCGCGGACGATTGGTTACGTGGAGACGCACGGCACGGGCACGATGATTGGCGATCCTATTGAACTGAAGGCCCTGACCTCGGTATACAAAAAATATACCGGTGCCACCGGCTTCTGCGGTGTGGGCAGTGTGAAGACCAATATCGGCCATTGCCTCAGTGCGGCGGGCATTGCCAGCTTCATTAAGACGGCGCTGTGCGTCCACCATAAGACGCTTGTTCCTACGCTGAACTGCAGCCGGCCCAATCCGCGCTTCGACTTTGGGCATTCGCCTTTTTATCCGGTGCTTGAAGCCGCGGCCTGGGACAGTCACGGGGAGGCCCGGCGGGCAGCCGTCAGCTCCTTCGGATTCGGCGGCACCAATGTTCATATGATCATCGGGGAGTGCGGGGAGGAGGCGCTCAGCGGCTATACTCTGCGCAGACAGCCGCTGCCTGCGCCGGTGTACAGCAGGCAGCGGGCCTGGGTAGACCGCGTGAAGGAAGAGCGCAAGCAGACACAGGAAGTGCAGGATCAACTGTCCTTTCTGCAATTCGTGGAAGAGTAA